One Vigna unguiculata cultivar IT97K-499-35 chromosome 7, ASM411807v1, whole genome shotgun sequence genomic region harbors:
- the LOC114192441 gene encoding protein SODIUM POTASSIUM ROOT DEFECTIVE 1-like isoform X1, which produces MKRMDIFCASQASTAICLSMDEASCSSSSNTILLGGRVIDRHNPIINDSRRSTSKSLTAPCSSAHSPINPKPYHELHKSKKNTSSSFKSAAKGHQNHKNKNTPQHLTNTSASTRSLVGGSSLVDASSSSHYDPVLGLTTPTVNTRTSQVLHRDETTPVSKLSTSSHPKSCSSDQVVVLRVSLHCKGCEGKVRKHLSRMHGVTSFNIDFAAKKVTVVGDVTPSSVLASISKVKNAQLWPATVETK; this is translated from the exons ATGAAACGCATGGATATCTTCTGTGCATCTCAAGCTTCAACAGCGATATGTCTGAGCATGGATGAAGCTTCGTGCTCCTCTTCTTCCAACACCATTCTGCTTGGAGGCAGAGTCATTGACCGCCACAACCCCATTATCAATGACTCAAGAAGGAGCACTTCAAAATCTCTCACTGCCCCTTGTTCCTCCGCTCACTCACCCATCAACCCCAAGCCTTACCATGAGCTCCATAAGTCCAAGAAAaacacttcttcttctttcaaatCTGCAGCCAAGGGCCATCAAAATCACAAGAACAAAAACACCCCTCAACATCTCACCAACACTTCTGCTTCAACTAGATCTTTGGTCGGTGGCTCCTCCTTAGTCgatgcttcttcttcttcacattATGATCCAGTTTTGGGCTTAACTACTCCTACGGTTAATACCAGAACTTCTCAAGTTCTTCATCGAGATGAAACCACTCCTGTTTCTAAACTTTCTACCTCTTCTCATCCAAAATCTTGTTCCTCAGACCAG GTTGTGGTATTGAGGGTATCTTTGCATTGCAAAGGTTGTGAAGGGAAAGTGAGGAAACATCTCTCCAGAATGCATG GAGTTACTTCCTTCAACATAGATTTTGCTGCAAAGAAGGTGACAGTTGTTGGAGATGTGACTCCATCGAGTGTATTGGCTAGCATATCGAAGGTGAAAAATGCACAATTATGGCCAGCTACTGTTGAAACAAAGTAA
- the LOC114192441 gene encoding protein SODIUM POTASSIUM ROOT DEFECTIVE 1-like isoform X2 — translation MKRMDIFCASQASTAICLSMDEASCSSSSNTILLGGRVIDRHNPIINDSRRSTSKSLTAPCSSAHSPINPKPYHELHKSKKNTSSSFKSAAKGHQNHKNKNTPQHLTNTSASTRSLVGGSSLVDASSSSHYDPVLGLTTPTVNTRTSQVLHRDETTPVSKLSTSSHPKSCSSDQVVVLRVSLHCKGCEGKVRKHLSRMHVVDSMSRSYFLQHRFCCKEGDSCWRCDSIECIG, via the exons ATGAAACGCATGGATATCTTCTGTGCATCTCAAGCTTCAACAGCGATATGTCTGAGCATGGATGAAGCTTCGTGCTCCTCTTCTTCCAACACCATTCTGCTTGGAGGCAGAGTCATTGACCGCCACAACCCCATTATCAATGACTCAAGAAGGAGCACTTCAAAATCTCTCACTGCCCCTTGTTCCTCCGCTCACTCACCCATCAACCCCAAGCCTTACCATGAGCTCCATAAGTCCAAGAAAaacacttcttcttctttcaaatCTGCAGCCAAGGGCCATCAAAATCACAAGAACAAAAACACCCCTCAACATCTCACCAACACTTCTGCTTCAACTAGATCTTTGGTCGGTGGCTCCTCCTTAGTCgatgcttcttcttcttcacattATGATCCAGTTTTGGGCTTAACTACTCCTACGGTTAATACCAGAACTTCTCAAGTTCTTCATCGAGATGAAACCACTCCTGTTTCTAAACTTTCTACCTCTTCTCATCCAAAATCTTGTTCCTCAGACCAG GTTGTGGTATTGAGGGTATCTTTGCATTGCAAAGGTTGTGAAGGGAAAGTGAGGAAACATCTCTCCAGAATGCATG TTGTTGATTCTATGAGCAGGAGTTACTTCCTTCAACATAGATTTTGCTGCAAAGAAGGTGACAGTTGTTGGAGATGTGACTCCATCGAGTGTATTGGCTAG